GCTGGCATTGACTTCACGCACGTAAGTCACGCCATTGACTTCGTAAGTGGTCGTGGCAATGGCGGTGTCTAGATTCAGGTCCCGACGAAAGTTTGTCGCTTGGTCATCGAAACCAAAGTCGAATCGCAACTCACCCATCGTTTGATAGCTTCGAGGCGAGATACGTGGAGCCAGTACGGATTGTTGCAACGCTTGGGCTTCGGCGTACTTACCTTGGAATAGAAGCTTGCGAACCTGGTCGACAGTTTTGCTTACATTCTCTTTGACGACGGGATTGGGCGGGCCAGCCCAAATCGATTCTTCGTTTAGCTGAATCAGTTCGCTGGCAACGCCGCCGTAAACCATTCCTCCCAATCGACCGTTGCCGATCGGCAAGGCTTCTTCCCAGTGGGTGGCAGGCTTGTTGTACCAGAGCGACAGTTCGCTATCGGGCGGTTGGTTCAATGGTTCGACACTGATCACTTCCTTGTGTGCAAACTTGTTAACCCGTGCCTTTGCGGTCGGCTTGTCCGCGGCATTCGTATTGCTTCCAGCCAACGCGGCCAGGACCACAAAAGAGCATAGGAAGATGTGAGTCTTGGTCATCGATTTTCGCACGGTGTGTTGGTTCCCGTTTCTTGATGTCAAAGCTTAAGTATCGAACCGAAAGGAAGATGTTGAATCGTAGCCGCAATTGACAAGCGAGGTTGCGATGTTGGGCAACAAAATCTTCACATAAAAGGGTACCCGAGGCAGCGAGTTAGGTGGTATCCCTCTCTTTGCCGACCCGTTCGGATCGATGGTCTGTTGAATACTCATCCGTTGTGGCTCTGTGTGTTTGGGGACGGGCTTTGGTTCTTCAACATCGATGAGTCTCGGGATTTTGGAATTGAGAAGCTTGACCGGTCACCGAATTGACATTGTTGGACAATGATTGGGCATTGCATCGCAACAAAGCGGATGAACGCCCCGCAAGAGACGCCTCACTGTTTGTTGATTCTGTCTAACCGGGATCGCTGAGCCCTTTGATGGTGAGCAATCGGACATTGAGGCTGGTTCCTCAGCATGAGGATTCCTGACGAGAATGCCGTCGATTAGGGGGCGAGAAAGGTCAGATGGGCGGGTGGTTTGCTTCAGTTTGTCGCAGCGTTAGTAGGGTCCATTGTTACCGTGCTTAGTTGTGAACGTGGTGCTCTCGGACATCCCTCGAGACCTGCAATTGAATGATTGTGAGTACAATCAATCTGTGTTACCGTTCGAACGACCTAGTGGTCATGTTCTGCGTGACTATCGTTCTGTTCGTTGTTTCTGAGAGTTGTAATGTCGCTTGTTGGGAAATCGTTGGTCGGGTCTGAGTTTGGTAGTGGTAGTGAGGGCGAATTCAAAGCCATCAATCCTGCCTCCGGTGAAACGCTGGAACCTGCTTTCGGCTTGGACGGGAAAGACGCCATTAATAAGGCAACCAGTCTCGCCGCAGAAGCTTTTCAGTCATTTAAACTCACCAGCGGAGCAAAACGCGCACAATTGTTGCGAACGATCGCTTCAGGCTTGGAAGCGAACGTTGATGCAATCGCCCAACGCATGCAAGAAGAGACGGCGTTACCGGAAGGTCGCTGTCGTGGTGAAATGGGGCGAACTTGTGGTCAACTCCGCATGTTCGCTGACTTGGTTGAAGAGGGATCGTGGTTGGATGCACGCGTCGAGCATGCGGATCCCGATCGTGCCCCGCTTCCAAAACCTGGCACCCGTTCGATGTTGCGGCCTTTGGGCCCCGTGGTCGTGTTTGGTGCAAGCAATTTCCCATTGGCATTTTCGGTCGCGGGCGGTGACACCGCGAGTGCGTTGGCAGTCGGTTGCCCGGTGATCGCGAAAGCCCACCTGGCGCACCCTGGCACGTCGGAGCTTGTCGGCCGCGTGATCCAAGAGTCCGTTGCAACGTGTGGGATGCCCGAAGGTGTGTTTTCGTTGCTGTTCTTGCCCGGTGAACAACTCGCACAAGAATTGGTTCAAAGTCCCGAAGTGAAGGCTGTTGGTTTCACGGGATCGCGTCGCGGTGGTCGAGCGATCATGGATGTGGCGGCTGCCCGACCTGAACCGATTCCGGTGTTTGCGGAAATGAGTTCGATCAACCCCGTTTTCATCACTCGTGGCGCGGTTGCGGCAAGATGTGATGCGATCGCACAAGGCTTTGCGGGATCGTTGACACTGGGAAGCGGCCAGTTTTGTACTAACCCGGGATTGGTTGTTATCGATAACGCGGACCGTGACGCATTCGTCGCCGCGATCGACAAGTATCTGACCAAAATGTCATGCACGCCGATGCTGACCCCTGCGATCGCGGATCATTACCGGCAAGGGTTGGAGGCATTTGCTTCGCAAGACGGAGTCACCGTGCTCGGTAGCGGTGCCGGTGCAGATTCGCCCAATCCGATTACCCCGACTGTGTTTGGTGTTTCGGCCGAGAAATTTCTTGCCAATGGCGCCCTCAGTGCTGAAATCTTCGGCCCTGCTTCCTTGGTCGTGTTCTGTGACGGAGCGTCTGACTTCTTGAAGGTCGCGGGTGCGATCGAGGGTCAGTTGACCGCGACGGTGCAGTATGAATCAGGCGAACTTGAATCGTTCACTGATTTGGTCAGTCAACTTGAAAGCAAAGCCGGCCGTTTGGTTTTCAACGCGTTCCCAACGGGTGTGGAAGTCGGGCACGCGATGGTTCACGGAGGTCCTTACCCGTCCACTTCGGATGGGCGTTCGACTTCGGTGGGAACCCAAGCAGCCTTCCGGTTTTGTCGACCCGTTTGCTGGCAAGACTGCCCGGACGAATTGTTGCCAAAAGAGTTGCAAGAGTCCAATCCGTTGGGCATCACACGTTTGGTGGACGGCAAACGCGTTATCTAGTTTTACTTTTCACTAGGACTGACGACACCTCATGAGCATTGATTCCAAAGCCAACGCAAGCCGAGCTTCCGGCGACAACGTGTTTGAAGGCTGTATACCGGCCTTGATGACTCCGTGCGATTCAGCTGGAAAGATCGACTATGACCAGTTGGTCGCAACCGGACTGGAGTTGATCCAGGAAGGCATGCGGGCGGTGGTTTATTGCGGTTCGATGGGGGACTGGCCGCTGTTGACCGACGACCAGCGAAAAGAGGGCGTCAAGCGACTGGTCGATGCGGGCATTCCGGTCGTCGTTGGAACCGGGGCTCAGAACACACGCATCGCCGCCGACCATGCGGCTCACGCGAAGGAAGTGGGGGCCAGCGGATTGATGGTGATTCCACGCGTCTTGTCGCGGGGATCTTCACCAGCGGCCCAGCAAGAACACTTTTCGGCGGTTCTGCGTGCGGGCGGTCATCTGCCGGCGGTCATCTACAACAGTCCTTACTACGGCTTCGAAACGAAAGCCGATTTGTTCTTTCGCCTGCGGGATCAGTTCTCTTCCTTGGTTGGCTTCAAGGAGTTTGGTGGAGCGGATTCGCTGAGCAGTGCGGCTGAAAACATCACCAGCGGCGATGATTCGCTAATCTTGATGGTGGGCGTTGATACACAAGTATTTCACGGCTTCGTGAATTGCGGAGCTCAGGGAGCGATCACGGGCGTCGGAAACGCGTTGCCCCGTGAGGTTCTTTGCTATGTCGAAATCTGCGAAAAGGCGGCTAACGGTGATCCGGTAGCACGTCGTTTTGCAGCGGAACTCAGTTCAGCACTGTCTGTCTTGTCCACCTTCGATGAGGGGCCGGACTTGGTGCTGTACTACAAAGAGTTGATGACGTTAGAGGGTAAGTCAGGTTACGAGCATCAAATGAACGACACCGACAAGTTGTCGTCGAGTCAGCGAGCTCATCTTCATACACAATGGCGACTCTTCCGTGAGTGGTGGAGTCGATGGGAGGGAGCAGCTTATGTTGGTTAGTATCTTCAACGACGTGATCGGTCCGGTGATGCGAGGGCCATCCAGCTCTCACTGTGCGGCGGCGCTGCGTATCGGACGCCTCGCTCGCGACATGATGTCGGGACAGTTTACCAACGTCTTGATCGAGTTTGACCAGGGCGGTTCGCTGCCCAATACACACGATTCGCAGGGGTCCGATATGGGCTTGTTTGGCGGATTGCTGGGGTGGGACGCCGCCGATGAGCGGTTGCCGGGCTCGTTTCAAACGTTTCGTGATTTGGGGATTCCCGTCTCGATCGAAACGGTTGATGTCGGGGACCCGCATCCGAACACTTATCGGCTGACGTTAGACAATGAAGTCGAGTCGCTTTCGATGCGAGCGATTTCGACCGGCGGTGGCATGATCGAAGTCATCGACATTGACGGCTTTCCTGTCTCGATGTTTGGTGATTGTTTTGAAACCCTGATCTGGGTTAATCAGGATGCCGAAGCACTCGCCGAGGTGATCTCCGCGAATTGTGACGTTCATGACGTAACCGTTCACACAAACTCGGACTCGGGGAAATCCGGGCAATTGATTCAGGTGAAGGCAGACGAATTTGTCGACGAAGTCTTCACGGATTCGGCGTCGGGCGTGCAGCGAGTGAAACGTCTTGCTCCTGTCCTGCCAGTCTTGTCGCGTAAAACCACGAAGGTGCCGTTCACGACTTGCGAAGAGATGCTGGCTTATGATGCTGGGCGTGGGACTCCGCTTTGGAAGCTGGCGATCCAGTACGAAACATCACGCGGCGGTCTTACCGAAGAGGAAGTCATCGCCAAAATGGTGGACATCGTTCGTATCATTCGACGTTCGATTGCCGACGGCATTGCCGGTACTCAATACGACGATCGTGTTTTGGGCCACCAGTGCGGACGTTTCGAAGAAAAAATGCGAGCAGGTGAGTTGCTCGATTCCGGTGGATCGCTGAATCGCATCATCTTGTACGTGACGGCGCTGATGGAAGTGAAGAGTTCCATGGGTGTGATCGTGGCCGCGCCCACAGCCGGTGCGTGTGCCGCATTGCCCGGGACCATTGTTGCGATTGCGGAGACTCTAGAGCTTGATGAACGAGCGATGGCCAAGGCCCTTTTGGCAAGCGGGATGATCGGTGTGTTCATCGCGACCCGTTGGTCGTTCGCGGCTGAGGTTGGCGGTTGCCAGGCGGAAGGTGGATCGGCGGCTTGCATGGCTGCGAGTGGTTTGGTCAACCTGTTGGATGGGCCGCTGAATCAATCGCTTGCCGCCTCGTCGATGGCACTGCAAAGCATGATTGGTTTGATTTGCGATCCGGTGGCGAATCGCGTGGAGGTGCCGTGCCTTGGTAAGAACGTGATGGCGGCCACGAATGCATTGTCGTGTGCCAACATGGCGATGTCCGGCTACGATCCGGTGATTCCGCTGGATGAAGTGATTGAGACCGCCAAGCAAGTTTCCAAGCAAATGCCGCGTGAGCTTCGCTGCACCAACTTAGGTGGACTTTCGATGACGCCCACGGCGATCGCTCTTGAAAAGAAGCTGGCTGATGGACGCGCCGCGTCTTGTGGTGGTGGCTGTGGTTGTGCCGCACCTGCGGTTGCCAGCGTTGCCAGTGTTGGGTTGGCTAGCAAACCGTGAACCTAGTTTCGTTTAGCGACCCGGTCACGATCCATGGCCGGGGTTGCTGACGGAATCGCTGGGGATGAATCGCTGGGGATACTGTTTAGCGACTCGCCGTGAGACGACAGGGTACTTGGTTGTCTCGTTCGGAGAGTTTGGGCTGTTGCGGAACGAGAGTGTTGTCTGTTTCCGATGGAGAGTCAGCGATGACTGCCCGGCCAGTTAGATAGGTCGGTTCGCAATTCTTCCGCTGGGTATTAGACTCTACCTCTTCACCCGCGTGAGACAACATCTTGCGGACGTGGTGTTTCGTCCAGTCCAAAACCTTGGGGTGAGATCGGGCTGCTTGCACCGTTTCGCTACGTTTTGTCGCGGAACGACGAGAGTGCTCCGGTTTCGGTTGCGCCCAAATGACGACTGGATGGTGCACCAGAATCATTTGCAAAATGTCTTTGGCAGTGCGTTGATTGGGATTGGCTTTCAGTCACTGAGTTCGTCTCGGTTGGTTTGAAGCCGTCGCCACGTCAGCACGCAATTGTGTTCGCGTTTCCCGCTCACCCTCCCTCCCTCCCTCCCCTCCTTCATCCCCGCCTGGAAAATCTGATGAGCCGCTTTGTTGTGCCCCTAGCGATCTTTTTCGCACTCATTTCGTTGTGTTCGATGCCCAATGCGAGCGCGAATGCGGTCCGTGTCAGTTCACCGGATCAGCAGACCAAGGTGGTGCTGGACCTAGTGGACGGGATGCCTGTGTGGCAGGTGCAAACACGGGGGACGACGATTCTCGACAACAGTCCGTTACGGATCTTTCGCGGCAAGAGCAAGCAACCCTGTCATGCGTTTGCTTCGTCGACAGTAAGCGAGTCCCAACACGATTCGACATGGCATCCGACTTGGGGGCAAACGAGTTCGGTTCGAAATCATTATCGCGAAGTTGCTTGGGAGCTAACCGATTCAGAAAACCCCAAGAACGATGTCACCATCCAGGTGCGTGTTTTCGACGACTCCGTTGCGATCCGTTACGTGCCCGTTGATTCGAGTATCAAGATTGGTGATGAAACGGGACTGAACTTTGGCGGCGATTTCACATTCTGGTGTGCCAACGGCGAACGTGCCAACTTAGGGCCATTGAAGCTATCGCAGTGGGGAGCGGAACGACTGCAGGCCCCGATGACCTTTCAGGTTTCTGACGATCTTTTTGGGTCAGTGTTGGAAGCGGCGATCTACGATCAGTATCCGTTCTCGATTTCGAAATCGAAAGTCAGTGATCGCAAGCTGCCATCGTTTCGCACTCGTACAGGAGTCGCCTCGGTTGCGAAGAGCGGTCTAACGTCGTGGCGTGTGCTCTTGTTTGGACGAAACGCCGGTGATCTGATCACGAACCAGACGCTTGTGAACCTGAACCCTGAATGCGAAATCGAGGACACTTCCTGGATCAAGCCGGGGCTGGCGATGTGGGACTGGCGAGCCTGGGGTGCGACCGCGCCCGACGGTTTTCAATATGGGCTCGACATGGAATCATGGCGGCGGATGATCGACTTTGCGGCCAGCAAGGAAAACGTTCGTTACCTCTTGCTTGACGCGAACTGGTACGGTCCCGAGTTTGATCCAAAGTCAAATCCAACGACCAGTCGCGATCACCTGGTTAGCCAAACGGAAGCGGGGGCGGTTGTTCGTTCGCCTGCACCGGAGGACTGGAGTGATCCGATCGATGTCCCGGCCATCATCCAATACGGAAAAGAACGTGGCGTCGGAGTGATCTTGTATTTCAACGATCACGCCCGCAAGAATTTTGATTTCGAAACGACGTTGGCGCTGTACGAGCAGTGGGGGGCGGCGGGAATCAAGTATGGATTCATGGCGACGTCCGGTGATGCGAAGACGCTGCAAACTCGCCACATTGTCGAGATGTGTGCCAAGCACAAACTGATCTGCGACTTTCACGATGGACCGATTCCTGGTTCTGGGGACGTGCGAACCTATCCGAATTATCTGGCCCGCGAGTTTTGTCATGCCCAGGCGGACGCGAAACGTTCCTTTACTCCAGAGACGTTTTGCACCACCGTGTTTGTGAACATGTTGACGGGCCCACTGGACATGAATAACGGTCTGTATGCGATCCAGAATGCGGAAGTCGATCGGCCGCGTATTTTCAACAAGGTCTTCACAACCGTGGTGGCGGAAACCGCGCGAGTCATGATTGTGGATTCCGGGTTGGCGATCATTCCGGACATTCCTGAAGCCTACGAAGAACGAGCTGACCTGTTCGCGTTCCTGGAAGCGTTGCCGATGACGTGGGATGAAACCCGAGTGCTGAATGCGAAAGTCGGTGACCACATCACGATTGCGCGTCGATCCGGCAAACAGTGGTTTGTGGCATCCGCTTGTGACGAAAACGGCGCCGAGCTACCAATCGATCTGAGTTTTCTAGATGCCGAAACGCAGTACGAGGCAACCCTATTCGCCGATACTGCGGAAACGCACTACAAGTCCAACCCTCAGTCGTATCAGGTCACCACTCAAACGGTGACTCGCGATGATCGGAACACGGCAAAACTGGCTGCCGGCGGCGGTCATTGCATGCTGATCAAACCGATCGCGAAATAGTCAGACAACGGTTGGAAGGTCACGAGAAACGTTCTTGTCAGTAAGTTCGGCGACGATTGATCGGACTTGCTCGAAACCGGTCGCCATCAAGAATGTGGGTGCTCGGCCGTAGCTCTTCATGCCGGCCAGGTAGAAGCCGTTTTCAGGCTGCCGAAGTTCTTGGGCTCCGTGTCGTGGAACCGAACCACAGCTATGGTGATTGGGATCGATCAACGGTCCCAGGGACTTAGATGCTTCGGTCGGAATATCAAACTCCAAACGAAGTTCCCGGACCATGTTCAGATTCGGACGCGAACCGGTGGCGACGATGATCTCGTCAACGATTACTCGCGGAGTCCCCTGAACATCGACGACTTGCATGCCATCGGCGTGGTCCTGGACGACTGCGATTGAAAGACCGGTAAGCAGTGTCGCTTTTCCACCGTCGACGGCTTCTTTGATGCGTGTCCCCAAGGCACCGCGTTCGGCGATTTCGTCCGCACAACCGCTACCCCATAGTTGAGTGGGATCGCATCGGCGCACTCCCCATGTCACCGAAGTTTGAGCTGAGTCCTTGGCCAGTTCAATCAGGTTGAGGACACTGCCGGTTGCGGAATGGCCGGAGCCAACGACAAGCGTTCGTTTGCCCGCGTATCGATTGCGTTCGCGGCCGAGTACGTCTGGCATGCCGTAACGAATATGCGATTGATTTTGCAGTTCGCCGTCTGCAGGGACCCCGCCTGCGCCCATGGGATTGGGGGTGGTCCAGGTTCCCGATGCGTCAATGACAGCACGTGCCAGGGTTCGGCGTGGTCCCGCCGGCGTCTCGGTCACAATCAGAAACGGTGCTTCGTCACGAGTGCCGTCTCTCATTCGATCATGGCCATCGCGTGAAATGGAAATCACCTTATGCTCGAATTGGATGTGCGGCGCAATTTGCTCCAGTGCCGCCAATGGATCTAGAAACTGCTCGATCAATTCATGTGCATATGGCACTTCGTCTTGGTTGGGTTCCCGCCAGGTTCCGGCCGCCTGAAGGAGACGTTTGCTGGCAGGATCGATTAGAAGGGACCAAGGCGTAAACAATCGAACATGCCGCCACTCCCACATGCTGGCTGCAACACGCGAGCCAGCTTCCATGACGACAAAGTTCGTTCCACGTTCCGCCAGATTCGCTGCCGCGGCCAGCCCGATAGGTCCCGCCCCAATGATGGCGACCGGCAACGATTGGTCGGCCTTGGGTTGGTAGGCAGTTGACTGGACGTCGCACGCTGTACGCATTCGTTCTCCCGGAGCATCATTTGCGTCGGCCTTCGAACCACAGCACGCTCCAGCCTGTGTTGGCTGGTCTGAGCTGGGTTGGTCTGAGCTGGGTTGGTCTGAGTTGCGATGGTCTGAGTTTGTTTCTTTCCCAACGTGCACGTTGGCAGCATCGATGCCGCAGCAATTTCGTTTCTTCTCCACTGTTCTCTCCGGCGATGGAAGCTAAGGATCTGAATCGCTCATATCTTCACGTCTGGAGTGTGTAACGTGAAGTGAGGTTTTGGCCCGATTCATTTTGGTCTTATCGTAAGATGCTGAGTGTTCTTACTGGGATAGACAGGCAAACGTTCAGCAAGACGCAAGATGTTTGTATCAGGCTGCAGTCTTTTATCGGCATTGAAAATTGGAGCGTTGTCGTTTCAAACTCTGGGCACTGCTTTCGACAGGATTGACATGATCAACAAGATGCTTGTCATCCGGTCAGGCATGTCGATCCCGTCACGCAAATGTTGACACGAAAGCCATGTTCTAGAAACGCCGCGTTTTGACGTTCCTGGTTAGGTGCCGGAGGACTCCACCATCGCTCATTGGGGGGCACGACGACTATCGTGCATCTTTGACTTTTCGTTCACGCCGTTTCATCACGCGAGACAAAGATTCAACGAAGCCAATCAGCCCAACAATAAGAGCACCAAGTGGAGCAGTGAAAATCACGATGATCGCGATACTGCCCGCTGAAGCGTCGTCGGGAAATTGGGTTTGTGAGTACAAGCCAATTCCCGTCGCTAAAGCGACTCCCAAAATGCATCCCAGTAGAGCGGCAAACAACGTGACCATGGTTACTACAATGATGTCGCCCAAAGTGGGAAGCACCTTCTTTCGATCGGTCAAAGAACGCTCACTTCTCTGGCTAGTGGTGGTGTGGTTTTGGACGACGAAACGTGATAGGCACTGCCACCAGCGATAATAAATGCAGGACAACTCCTGCCACTTCGACCGCGAACTGACGCGGCTAACTGACGGGGCGGGCTAACCAGTCGGCAAATCGAACAGAGAGTACGAGAAAATAAAGTAGAAGAAATTCAGGACCATCAGCCCCAATGCAATTAGCCCGGAGACCCAGCGAAGGCGTTGCAGGGAGTAGAGGTAAATGCCGAAGAGCAGAGGATAAAACAGAACCAGATCGATGCGGATGTTTCCACCAGTTCGACTCTCCCAAATCCAGTAAAGGAGCGTCGAAACGAAACACATCATGCCGCCGACTCGCACGGTCGGGCCACGACCTGGTGACGCGTTAGGCAGAGCGTCACTGCCAGACGAAGTGGGAACGTACGGACTATCGCTGTGTTTCATATGATTTGTTGAGAATGATTCAGAGTGTTGGGCGGCCAAGTTTTCACCGGTTGTACTTGTGGGGAAATTGCCGCCGGGTGATTGGGGTGTTTTCGGTGCGGCAGGCTGGTTTCCAGTAGTGATCTTACACTCAATCGTGGGTGTTTATGCGGTGGTGGTCTACAGCCAGACAACGATCGGCATTGATTGGGCTGGGATGTTGGGGTTGGCATGCGGAGCAAGGGGGAGGCTAGATCTTTCCGTTCATCATGTGGCGTGAGCAACGTTGAGCCGTCCACTTGGCCAGACCCTTGCGTTCGTTATGAAGTTGCGATTGGATTCGTTGGCCAACGGCCATCAACACCATCGCCAGTGGGCACTGTCTGTCACATGAAGTATGAAACGGATGGGTTTGGCCAAAGATCATATTCAACCCAAACCTGACCCGATGAATAGGTCCGTTGGCCACGAACCCAAAAGCGCCACTTCAAATTGCGTTCGCTGGAATCTGGCAAAGTCGCTGTGCTACACTGCTCCATATTTAAAGACGAATTCTTTTTGCCGCCTATCCTTCCTGTGCCAACCGGAAACGCCATGTCTGACCGCCGATCCTTTCTGAAAACCAGTGTCATTGCATCGGCCGGTGCCGCTGCATTGACTCAATCCGCCGCAATTGCAAACGCCGCAGGTGATGGCGATGCGACCGACGCGAAGCTGATTGGCCATG
The window above is part of the Neorhodopirellula lusitana genome. Proteins encoded here:
- a CDS encoding aldehyde dehydrogenase (NADP(+)), whose amino-acid sequence is MSLVGKSLVGSEFGSGSEGEFKAINPASGETLEPAFGLDGKDAINKATSLAAEAFQSFKLTSGAKRAQLLRTIASGLEANVDAIAQRMQEETALPEGRCRGEMGRTCGQLRMFADLVEEGSWLDARVEHADPDRAPLPKPGTRSMLRPLGPVVVFGASNFPLAFSVAGGDTASALAVGCPVIAKAHLAHPGTSELVGRVIQESVATCGMPEGVFSLLFLPGEQLAQELVQSPEVKAVGFTGSRRGGRAIMDVAAARPEPIPVFAEMSSINPVFITRGAVAARCDAIAQGFAGSLTLGSGQFCTNPGLVVIDNADRDAFVAAIDKYLTKMSCTPMLTPAIADHYRQGLEAFASQDGVTVLGSGAGADSPNPITPTVFGVSAEKFLANGALSAEIFGPASLVVFCDGASDFLKVAGAIEGQLTATVQYESGELESFTDLVSQLESKAGRLVFNAFPTGVEVGHAMVHGGPYPSTSDGRSTSVGTQAAFRFCRPVCWQDCPDELLPKELQESNPLGITRLVDGKRVI
- a CDS encoding dihydrodipicolinate synthase family protein is translated as MSIDSKANASRASGDNVFEGCIPALMTPCDSAGKIDYDQLVATGLELIQEGMRAVVYCGSMGDWPLLTDDQRKEGVKRLVDAGIPVVVGTGAQNTRIAADHAAHAKEVGASGLMVIPRVLSRGSSPAAQQEHFSAVLRAGGHLPAVIYNSPYYGFETKADLFFRLRDQFSSLVGFKEFGGADSLSSAAENITSGDDSLILMVGVDTQVFHGFVNCGAQGAITGVGNALPREVLCYVEICEKAANGDPVARRFAAELSSALSVLSTFDEGPDLVLYYKELMTLEGKSGYEHQMNDTDKLSSSQRAHLHTQWRLFREWWSRWEGAAYVG
- a CDS encoding L-serine ammonia-lyase, iron-sulfur-dependent, subunit alpha is translated as MLVSIFNDVIGPVMRGPSSSHCAAALRIGRLARDMMSGQFTNVLIEFDQGGSLPNTHDSQGSDMGLFGGLLGWDAADERLPGSFQTFRDLGIPVSIETVDVGDPHPNTYRLTLDNEVESLSMRAISTGGGMIEVIDIDGFPVSMFGDCFETLIWVNQDAEALAEVISANCDVHDVTVHTNSDSGKSGQLIQVKADEFVDEVFTDSASGVQRVKRLAPVLPVLSRKTTKVPFTTCEEMLAYDAGRGTPLWKLAIQYETSRGGLTEEEVIAKMVDIVRIIRRSIADGIAGTQYDDRVLGHQCGRFEEKMRAGELLDSGGSLNRIILYVTALMEVKSSMGVIVAAPTAGACAALPGTIVAIAETLELDERAMAKALLASGMIGVFIATRWSFAAEVGGCQAEGGSAACMAASGLVNLLDGPLNQSLAASSMALQSMIGLICDPVANRVEVPCLGKNVMAATNALSCANMAMSGYDPVIPLDEVIETAKQVSKQMPRELRCTNLGGLSMTPTAIALEKKLADGRAASCGGGCGCAAPAVASVASVGLASKP
- a CDS encoding glycoside hydrolase family 97 protein — translated: MSRFVVPLAIFFALISLCSMPNASANAVRVSSPDQQTKVVLDLVDGMPVWQVQTRGTTILDNSPLRIFRGKSKQPCHAFASSTVSESQHDSTWHPTWGQTSSVRNHYREVAWELTDSENPKNDVTIQVRVFDDSVAIRYVPVDSSIKIGDETGLNFGGDFTFWCANGERANLGPLKLSQWGAERLQAPMTFQVSDDLFGSVLEAAIYDQYPFSISKSKVSDRKLPSFRTRTGVASVAKSGLTSWRVLLFGRNAGDLITNQTLVNLNPECEIEDTSWIKPGLAMWDWRAWGATAPDGFQYGLDMESWRRMIDFAASKENVRYLLLDANWYGPEFDPKSNPTTSRDHLVSQTEAGAVVRSPAPEDWSDPIDVPAIIQYGKERGVGVILYFNDHARKNFDFETTLALYEQWGAAGIKYGFMATSGDAKTLQTRHIVEMCAKHKLICDFHDGPIPGSGDVRTYPNYLAREFCHAQADAKRSFTPETFCTTVFVNMLTGPLDMNNGLYAIQNAEVDRPRIFNKVFTTVVAETARVMIVDSGLAIIPDIPEAYEERADLFAFLEALPMTWDETRVLNAKVGDHITIARRSGKQWFVASACDENGAELPIDLSFLDAETQYEATLFADTAETHYKSNPQSYQVTTQTVTRDDRNTAKLAAGGGHCMLIKPIAK
- a CDS encoding FAD-dependent oxidoreductase, which gives rise to MRTACDVQSTAYQPKADQSLPVAIIGAGPIGLAAAANLAERGTNFVVMEAGSRVAASMWEWRHVRLFTPWSLLIDPASKRLLQAAGTWREPNQDEVPYAHELIEQFLDPLAALEQIAPHIQFEHKVISISRDGHDRMRDGTRDEAPFLIVTETPAGPRRTLARAVIDASGTWTTPNPMGAGGVPADGELQNQSHIRYGMPDVLGRERNRYAGKRTLVVGSGHSATGSVLNLIELAKDSAQTSVTWGVRRCDPTQLWGSGCADEIAERGALGTRIKEAVDGGKATLLTGLSIAVVQDHADGMQVVDVQGTPRVIVDEIIVATGSRPNLNMVRELRLEFDIPTEASKSLGPLIDPNHHSCGSVPRHGAQELRQPENGFYLAGMKSYGRAPTFLMATGFEQVRSIVAELTDKNVSRDLPTVV